Proteins encoded together in one Zonotrichia leucophrys gambelii isolate GWCS_2022_RI chromosome 1, RI_Zleu_2.0, whole genome shotgun sequence window:
- the SLC46A3 gene encoding lysosomal proton-coupled steroid conjugate and bile acid symporter SLC46A3 isoform X1 yields MRKVLCVEPVIFCYVFAFSLTTPLVQQFIYRRLWEQEYNSTFISDSNASHCEQNKSSPAYIKQKAIQEKASVFIMQLDLTRAIPSLIVAFVVVANGDRQGHKTSLVLPSMGALISSISFTAISYFSLSLSVLFAFAFISGLFGSIATFLGGGFAYIAEECHDEKQKTTRIAVVDLIFGVVSGLAGLSSGYFLRGIGFAWTFVTASLLHVINIIYIVFFLENTVGVSQFQHEAPVSWKDLLRETFSGVYMLFQTAPYKKRILIIVLLFTFMTYLFTVLGGSSLFTLYELDEPLCWNEVYIGYGAAASTSVSLTSFLGVYLFSKCLKDIYIVFIGMCSYIGGMIMAAFAKTTLLMFLVRVPSLFCFMPIPVLRSMLSKVVLPGEQGAVFACIACLEVVTGTMSISIFNILYATTVAWFSGFSFLLSAGLCLIPLSVLCWLLCTSWNGEDLALLVPEEVSSLESADS; encoded by the exons ATGAGGAAGGTTCTGTGCGTGGAGCCCGTCATTTTCTGCTACGTGTTTGCGTTTTCCCTGACGACCCCGCTGGTGCAGCAGTTCATCTACCGGcggctgtgggagcaggagtACAACTCCACTTTTATCAGCGACAGCAATGCCAGTCACTGCGAGCAGAATAAGAGCAGCCCGGCTTATATCAAACAGAAGGCAA TCCAAGAAAAAGCCTCTGTTTTTATTATGCAGTTGGACTTAACTAGAGCCATTCCCAGCCTTATAGTTGCCTTTGTCGTTGTAGCTAATGGGGATCGCCAGGGACACAAAACGTCTTTAGTTTTACCATCAATGGGAGCTTTGATTTCTAGTATTAGCTTCACTGCAATATCATATTTTTCCTTGTCACTCTCTGTCCTATTTgcatttgcatttatttctggaCTGTTTGGGAGTATAGCAACTTTCCTTGGAGGAGGCTTTGCTTACATAGCAGAGGAGTGTCATgatgagaagcagaaaacaacACGAATAGCTGTAGTGGATTTGATTTTTGGAGTTGTATCTGGATTGGCAGGATTGTCATCTGGCTACTTTCTAAGAGGAATAGGCTTTGCATGGACATTTGTGACAGCATCTCTGCTCCATGTCATTAATATAATCTATATTgtattttttctggaaaataccGTAGGCGTATCTCAATTCCAGCATGAAGCACCAGTATCCTGGAAAGATCTTCTTAGGGAGACATTTTCTGGAGTGTACATGCTTTTTCAAACTGCCCCttataaaaagagaattttaataaTTGTGTTACTTTTTACATTTATGACTTATTTGTTTACTGTGCTGGGTGGGAGTTCACTTTTTACACTGTATGAACTGGATGAGCCACTCTGCTGGAATGAAGTATACATTGGATATGGAGCAGCTGCATCCACTTCTGTCTCACTGACCAGCTTTTTAGGAGTTTACTTATTTTCCAAATGTCTCAAAGACATTTATATTGTCTTTATTGGGATGTGTTCTTACATTGGAGGAATGATCATGGCTGCCTTTGCCAAAACTACTCTGCTCATGTTTTTAG TGAGAGTGCCATCTTTGTTCTGCTTTATGCCTATTCCTGTTCTCCGATCCATGCTGTCAAAAGTGGTTCTCCCTGGTGAACAGG GTGCTGTGTTTGCTTGTATTGCCTGTTTAGAAGTTGTGACCGGCACAATGtcaatttcaatttttaatattctctATGCAACTACTGTTGCATGGTTTTCAGGCTTTAGCTTCCTCCTATCAGCAGGCCTTTGTCTAATTCCACTGTCTGTCCTGTG CTGGCTTCTGTGCACAAGCTGGAATGGGGAGGACTTGGCTTTGCTGGTACCCGAAGAAGTATCCAGCTTAGAGAGTGCTGATAGTTGA
- the SLC46A3 gene encoding lysosomal proton-coupled steroid conjugate and bile acid symporter SLC46A3 isoform X2, producing MEVQEKASVFIMQLDLTRAIPSLIVAFVVVANGDRQGHKTSLVLPSMGALISSISFTAISYFSLSLSVLFAFAFISGLFGSIATFLGGGFAYIAEECHDEKQKTTRIAVVDLIFGVVSGLAGLSSGYFLRGIGFAWTFVTASLLHVINIIYIVFFLENTVGVSQFQHEAPVSWKDLLRETFSGVYMLFQTAPYKKRILIIVLLFTFMTYLFTVLGGSSLFTLYELDEPLCWNEVYIGYGAAASTSVSLTSFLGVYLFSKCLKDIYIVFIGMCSYIGGMIMAAFAKTTLLMFLVRVPSLFCFMPIPVLRSMLSKVVLPGEQGAVFACIACLEVVTGTMSISIFNILYATTVAWFSGFSFLLSAGLCLIPLSVLCWLLCTSWNGEDLALLVPEEVSSLESADS from the exons ATG gAAGTCCAAGAAAAAGCCTCTGTTTTTATTATGCAGTTGGACTTAACTAGAGCCATTCCCAGCCTTATAGTTGCCTTTGTCGTTGTAGCTAATGGGGATCGCCAGGGACACAAAACGTCTTTAGTTTTACCATCAATGGGAGCTTTGATTTCTAGTATTAGCTTCACTGCAATATCATATTTTTCCTTGTCACTCTCTGTCCTATTTgcatttgcatttatttctggaCTGTTTGGGAGTATAGCAACTTTCCTTGGAGGAGGCTTTGCTTACATAGCAGAGGAGTGTCATgatgagaagcagaaaacaacACGAATAGCTGTAGTGGATTTGATTTTTGGAGTTGTATCTGGATTGGCAGGATTGTCATCTGGCTACTTTCTAAGAGGAATAGGCTTTGCATGGACATTTGTGACAGCATCTCTGCTCCATGTCATTAATATAATCTATATTgtattttttctggaaaataccGTAGGCGTATCTCAATTCCAGCATGAAGCACCAGTATCCTGGAAAGATCTTCTTAGGGAGACATTTTCTGGAGTGTACATGCTTTTTCAAACTGCCCCttataaaaagagaattttaataaTTGTGTTACTTTTTACATTTATGACTTATTTGTTTACTGTGCTGGGTGGGAGTTCACTTTTTACACTGTATGAACTGGATGAGCCACTCTGCTGGAATGAAGTATACATTGGATATGGAGCAGCTGCATCCACTTCTGTCTCACTGACCAGCTTTTTAGGAGTTTACTTATTTTCCAAATGTCTCAAAGACATTTATATTGTCTTTATTGGGATGTGTTCTTACATTGGAGGAATGATCATGGCTGCCTTTGCCAAAACTACTCTGCTCATGTTTTTAG TGAGAGTGCCATCTTTGTTCTGCTTTATGCCTATTCCTGTTCTCCGATCCATGCTGTCAAAAGTGGTTCTCCCTGGTGAACAGG GTGCTGTGTTTGCTTGTATTGCCTGTTTAGAAGTTGTGACCGGCACAATGtcaatttcaatttttaatattctctATGCAACTACTGTTGCATGGTTTTCAGGCTTTAGCTTCCTCCTATCAGCAGGCCTTTGTCTAATTCCACTGTCTGTCCTGTG CTGGCTTCTGTGCACAAGCTGGAATGGGGAGGACTTGGCTTTGCTGGTACCCGAAGAAGTATCCAGCTTAGAGAGTGCTGATAGTTGA